A segment of the Anaerolineales bacterium genome:
CAGCAATCGCGGCCGGCGGTCTCCGCCTTCCGTCACGCCTCGGTCCTCAGATCCCGGGATTGGTCGACGATGCTCCGGATCTCGTCCAGCGTCATCCAGTTGGGGTTGCTGTCACTGGCGTAGCGGAAGTCCGGCGGGAGGGCCGCGCCTTGCTGCCTCCAGCCGTGACCGAACCACAGCGCCTCGGCCGGCTCGACGACGTACATGTCATCCAACTCGACCGCATGCCTCGCCTCATCCTCCGACAGCAGGACCTCGTGCAGCTTCTCCCCCGGGCGGATCCCGACGTGCTCGATCCGGCAATCCGGGGCGATGGCCTTTGCCAGATCGATCACCTTCATGCTGGGGATCTTGGGCACGAAGACCTCGCCGCCTAGCATCCGCTCGATGCAACCAATGGTGAATCGAACACCTTGATCCAGTGAAAGCCAGAAGCGGGTCATCCTCTCATCGGTGATCGTGACCACACCGGTCTGCCGCTGTCGCAAGAACACCGGCACAACACTGCCGCGGCTGCCGACAACGTTGCCATACCGAACACACGCGAATCGTGTCCCGGTGCCCGCGGCGTAAGCATTCGATTGGACGAAGAGTTTCTCGGCGGCGAGCTTGGTGGCGCCATACAAGTTGATCGGATTGACCGCCTTGTCCGTGCTCAGCGCCATGACCCGCCGCACGCCGGTGTCGAGGGCTGCCTCAACCACATT
Coding sequences within it:
- the pseB gene encoding UDP-N-acetylglucosamine 4,6-dehydratase (inverting), with the translated sequence MNWSEQVVLITGGTGSFGRKFVAVMLAEFHPQKLIVFSRDELKQHEMRELGFDHPGLRYFIGDVRDESRLKRAMNGVDVVVHAAALKQVPACEYNPFEAIQTNIMGARNVVEAALDTGVRRVMALSTDKAVNPINLYGATKLAAEKLFVQSNAYAAGTGTRFACVRYGNVVGSRGSVVPVFLRQRQTGVVTITDERMTRFWLSLDQGVRFTIGCIERMLGGEVFVPKIPSMKVIDLAKAIAPDCRIEHVGIRPGEKLHEVLLSEDEARHAVELDDMYVVEPAEALWFGHGWRQQGAALPPDFRYASDSNPNWMTLDEIRSIVDQSRDLRTEA